Proteins encoded by one window of Shewanella avicenniae:
- a CDS encoding alanine/glycine:cation symporter family protein, whose protein sequence is MIETVVTFLNSLLWGKLLVYALVGVGIYFTISLLFIQFTHLKHSAKVMISSRQADDAGLSSFQVFCTSLAARVGAGNMAGVAVAIGAAGPGAVFWMWLIAMLGMATAMVESTLAQVYKVKDSEGQYRGGPAYYMEKGLGQRWMGVLFSIFLIISFGLVFNAVQANTIAGAVNKVFDISPNVVGILLVVFSALVISGGLRKVAKVSEYVVPVMAIVYIGMALVIVLMNLERLPQVFSLVIKSAFGWQEAAAGGVAYTIAQAMQSGIARGLFSNEAGMGSAANVAASAAPNPPHPASQGFVQMAGVFVDTLVICTATAAIILLSDDWGSSSDGIAMTISALEFHVGGWGGWFVAGAILLFCFTSIIANYSYAETNVVFLLGNRKKVILLFRLVVLAMVMFGSLAKISLVWDLADLSMGFMALVNIIALVLLSGVAFKVIADYRDQLSAGVTPTFDKSRFPELNQQIDNEVWNPATAEVAEPRS, encoded by the coding sequence ATGATTGAAACGGTTGTCACTTTTCTTAACTCCCTGTTATGGGGAAAATTATTGGTCTACGCCCTTGTGGGTGTCGGCATTTACTTCACGATTAGTCTGCTTTTTATTCAATTTACCCACTTAAAACATTCGGCCAAAGTGATGATTAGCAGTCGTCAGGCGGATGATGCGGGCTTGTCATCGTTTCAAGTGTTTTGTACCAGTTTGGCGGCGCGTGTCGGCGCCGGCAATATGGCTGGTGTTGCTGTCGCGATTGGCGCTGCAGGACCGGGTGCAGTGTTCTGGATGTGGTTGATTGCAATGCTCGGCATGGCCACCGCCATGGTCGAATCTACATTGGCGCAAGTCTATAAAGTTAAAGATAGCGAAGGGCAATATCGTGGCGGTCCCGCCTATTACATGGAAAAAGGACTCGGGCAACGCTGGATGGGTGTGTTGTTCTCGATTTTTTTGATCATCTCATTTGGACTGGTATTCAACGCTGTGCAAGCCAACACCATTGCTGGTGCGGTAAACAAAGTCTTTGATATTTCGCCTAATGTGGTAGGTATTTTGCTGGTGGTATTCAGTGCGCTGGTGATTAGCGGCGGCTTGCGCAAAGTAGCGAAAGTCTCTGAATATGTTGTGCCGGTGATGGCGATTGTCTATATCGGCATGGCGCTCGTTATCGTGCTGATGAACCTAGAGCGGTTACCTCAGGTGTTTAGCTTGGTGATCAAAAGTGCCTTCGGATGGCAAGAAGCGGCTGCGGGTGGTGTGGCTTATACCATTGCCCAAGCGATGCAGTCGGGGATTGCGCGCGGCTTGTTTTCTAATGAAGCCGGCATGGGCAGTGCTGCCAACGTCGCCGCAAGTGCTGCGCCCAATCCACCGCATCCTGCGTCACAAGGTTTTGTACAGATGGCCGGTGTGTTTGTTGATACCTTGGTGATCTGTACCGCGACTGCCGCCATTATTCTGTTGTCTGATGATTGGGGCAGCAGCAGTGATGGCATTGCCATGACCATTTCGGCGTTAGAGTTTCACGTTGGTGGCTGGGGTGGCTGGTTTGTTGCTGGTGCTATTTTACTGTTTTGTTTTACCTCGATTATTGCCAACTATTCTTACGCAGAAACCAACGTCGTGTTCCTGCTAGGCAACCGCAAAAAAGTGATTTTGCTGTTCCGATTGGTGGTATTGGCAATGGTGATGTTTGGCTCGCTTGCCAAAATCTCATTGGTGTGGGACTTAGCGGATCTCTCGATGGGCTTTATGGCGTTAGTGAATATCATCGCCCTGGTGTTGTTGTCAGGCGTCGCCTTTAAAGTGATAGCTGACTATCGTGATCAACTTTCAGCAGGCGTCACGCCAACGTTTGATAAAAGCCGTTTCCCCGAGTTGAACCAACAGATTGATAACGAAGTGTGGAATCCTGCGACTGCAGAGGTTGCGGAGCCACGCAGTTGA
- the tal gene encoding transaldolase: protein MANTLAQLKSVTTIVADTGDIEAIKRYQPEDATTNPSLILKAAQIPEYAGLIDDAVAWAKSQSKDSAQQLEDAGDKLAVNIGLEILKIVPGRISTEVDARLSFDKEASIAKAKKLIKLYADAGIDKSRILIKLASTWEGICAAKELEAEGINCNLTLLFSFAQARACAEAGVYLISPFVGRILDWYKKSTGQDYTASEDPGVVSVTSIYNYYKKHGYHTVVMGASFRNTGEIIELAGCDRLTIGPNLLEELANADTVIEAKLTPTTEVVAAPAPLTEAEFRWEFNEDAMAVEKLAEGIRNFAIDQGKLEAMLTAKLA, encoded by the coding sequence ATGGCCAACACCCTAGCGCAATTAAAATCTGTAACTACTATCGTTGCCGATACCGGTGATATCGAAGCGATCAAACGCTATCAACCAGAAGACGCAACCACCAACCCGTCATTGATTTTAAAGGCGGCGCAGATCCCTGAATACGCGGGTTTGATTGATGACGCTGTGGCTTGGGCAAAGTCACAAAGTAAAGACAGTGCACAACAACTGGAAGATGCAGGCGACAAACTGGCGGTAAACATCGGTTTGGAAATTCTGAAAATCGTTCCTGGCCGCATCTCTACTGAAGTAGATGCACGTTTGTCATTCGACAAAGAAGCCTCAATTGCTAAAGCGAAAAAGCTGATCAAACTGTATGCGGATGCCGGCATTGATAAATCACGCATTCTGATCAAACTGGCATCAACTTGGGAAGGTATCTGCGCCGCGAAAGAGCTGGAAGCAGAAGGTATCAACTGTAACCTGACCCTGCTGTTTAGTTTCGCCCAAGCACGCGCCTGTGCTGAAGCTGGCGTTTACCTGATTTCACCGTTTGTGGGCCGTATTTTGGACTGGTACAAAAAGAGCACTGGCCAAGATTACACTGCAAGTGAAGATCCAGGTGTCGTGTCAGTCACCAGCATCTACAACTACTACAAAAAACACGGTTATCACACTGTAGTAATGGGCGCGAGCTTCCGTAACACTGGCGAAATCATCGAATTGGCAGGCTGTGACCGTTTAACAATTGGCCCTAACCTGCTGGAAGAACTGGCAAACGCCGATACCGTAATTGAAGCCAAACTGACCCCAACAACTGAAGTCGTTGCGGCGCCAGCACCATTGACTGAAGCTGAGTTCCGTTGGGAGTTCAACGAAGATGCGATGGCGGTAGAAAAACTGGCTGAAGGCATTCGTAACTTTGCGATCGACCAAGGCAAACTTGAAGCCATGCTGACCGCAAAACTGGCTTAA
- the yaaA gene encoding peroxide stress protein YaaA, with protein sequence MLILISPAKTLDFESPAPVAEYSLPMFLDHSQALIEVCRDLSPAQIASLMSVSDKIAGLNAARFASWQQPFTLANAKQALFAFKGDVYTGLDAESLPSEVILRAQKRLRMLSGLYGLLKPLDLMQPYRLEMGTALETPKGKNLYEFWGDEITEAVNNALPMDEPPLIVNLASNEYFKAVKTKQLQANLMSPVFKDCKNGQYKIISFYAKKARGMMARWILENDITDAAQLKGFDVAGYYYSPEQSTDKAPVFLREEQL encoded by the coding sequence ATGTTAATTCTTATTTCGCCTGCAAAAACATTGGATTTTGAATCCCCCGCACCAGTGGCTGAATACAGCCTGCCGATGTTTTTAGACCATAGCCAAGCATTGATTGAAGTGTGCCGTGATTTGTCGCCAGCACAGATTGCGTCCTTGATGAGCGTCAGCGATAAGATTGCTGGGTTGAATGCTGCGCGCTTTGCTTCATGGCAGCAACCGTTCACACTGGCAAATGCCAAGCAAGCACTGTTCGCCTTCAAGGGCGATGTCTATACCGGACTCGATGCGGAATCGCTGCCTAGCGAGGTGATTTTACGGGCGCAAAAGCGGTTGCGGATGTTGTCAGGGTTGTATGGCTTACTTAAACCACTCGATTTAATGCAGCCTTACCGGCTTGAGATGGGCACTGCGTTAGAAACGCCTAAGGGCAAGAATTTATACGAGTTTTGGGGCGATGAAATTACCGAAGCCGTGAATAATGCCCTGCCAATGGATGAGCCGCCGTTGATTGTGAATTTGGCCTCAAACGAATATTTCAAAGCGGTCAAAACCAAACAGCTGCAAGCTAATTTGATGTCGCCAGTGTTTAAAGATTGCAAAAACGGTCAATATAAAATCATCAGTTTTTACGCCAAAAAAGCCCGCGGCATGATGGCAAGGTGGATTTTAGAAAACGATATCACCGACGCAGCGCAGCTAAAGGGGTTTGATGTGGCGGGTTATTATTATTCGCCTGAGCAGTCGACCG
- the pgi gene encoding glucose-6-phosphate isomerase: MTKLTQFPAWQALSQLSGNLPHMRTLFADNPKRFERMSLKQCGLFLDYSKNRLTEEVQQQLLALAQEAGLKQKITAMFSGDIINTTEKRAVLHTALRAAADADIRVDGVNVVPEVQATLAKMEQFVADIHQGRWLGYTGKAITDVVSIGIGGSFLGPKIASEALRPYWNGAVKCHYVANVDATSIAEKLKKVNPETTLFLTSSKSFGTQETLTNTLSAKAWFLANGGTQQDVAKHFAAITSNVAKATDFGIDETNIFPMWDWVGGRYSLWSAIGLPIALLVGMDNFRELLAGAREMDQHFASAPFKENMPVIMGMLSLWYNNFFNAQSHVVLTYDHYLRGLPAYFQQLDMESNGKSAKMDGSAVDYSTGPVIWGGEGTNGQHAYHQLLHQGTALIPADFIMPLQSHNPLGEHHIQLASNCFGQTQALMQGRTFDEALAELKDSKLSDAEKVVIAKHKEMVGNKPSNTILMDKLTPKTLGALIALYEHRTLVQGTIWDINSFDQWGVELGKTLGNDVLARLAAEADCEALDASSNGLINTFRKGHI, translated from the coding sequence ATGACTAAGCTGACACAATTTCCTGCATGGCAGGCGTTGTCACAGTTAAGTGGCAATCTGCCGCATATGCGTACCCTGTTCGCTGATAATCCAAAGCGTTTTGAACGGATGTCGTTAAAGCAATGCGGCCTGTTTTTAGACTATTCCAAAAACCGACTAACCGAAGAGGTTCAGCAACAGCTGTTGGCGTTGGCACAGGAAGCTGGATTAAAACAAAAAATCACTGCGATGTTTAGCGGTGACATAATCAACACCACCGAGAAGCGCGCGGTACTGCATACAGCATTGCGTGCAGCGGCCGATGCCGATATTCGAGTGGATGGCGTCAATGTGGTGCCTGAAGTACAAGCCACCCTCGCCAAGATGGAGCAATTTGTTGCTGATATCCATCAAGGCCGTTGGTTAGGTTATACAGGTAAAGCGATCACTGATGTCGTGTCCATCGGGATTGGCGGCTCATTCTTGGGACCAAAAATCGCCTCTGAAGCACTGCGCCCCTATTGGAACGGTGCGGTGAAATGCCATTACGTAGCCAACGTAGATGCCACTTCTATTGCCGAAAAGCTGAAGAAAGTAAATCCTGAAACCACCCTATTCCTGACTTCATCAAAATCCTTTGGTACTCAGGAAACCCTGACCAACACCTTAAGCGCTAAAGCGTGGTTCTTGGCCAATGGTGGGACTCAGCAAGATGTGGCGAAGCACTTTGCCGCCATCACCTCGAACGTGGCCAAAGCGACCGATTTCGGTATCGACGAAACCAACATCTTCCCAATGTGGGATTGGGTTGGTGGCCGTTACTCACTCTGGTCTGCGATTGGGTTGCCTATTGCGCTGCTGGTTGGCATGGATAACTTCCGCGAATTGCTGGCCGGTGCCCGTGAAATGGATCAGCATTTTGCTAGTGCGCCGTTTAAAGAAAACATGCCAGTGATCATGGGCATGCTGTCACTGTGGTACAACAACTTCTTCAACGCGCAATCTCATGTGGTGCTGACCTATGACCACTACTTGCGTGGTCTGCCCGCCTACTTCCAACAGCTTGATATGGAAAGTAACGGCAAGTCAGCCAAGATGGATGGCTCAGCGGTCGATTACAGCACCGGACCTGTGATTTGGGGTGGTGAAGGTACTAACGGGCAGCACGCTTATCATCAGTTGTTACACCAAGGTACTGCACTGATCCCTGCTGACTTCATCATGCCGCTGCAAAGCCATAATCCATTGGGTGAGCACCACATTCAGTTAGCTTCTAACTGCTTTGGTCAAACGCAGGCGCTAATGCAAGGTCGCACCTTTGATGAAGCTTTGGCAGAGCTGAAAGATAGCAAGCTGTCTGACGCGGAAAAAGTGGTGATTGCTAAGCACAAAGAGATGGTGGGCAATAAGCCAAGTAACACCATCTTGATGGACAAGCTGACACCTAAAACCTTGGGCGCGCTGATTGCATTGTATGAGCACCGTACCTTGGTACAAGGCACTATCTGGGATATCAACTCCTTCGACCAATGGGGTGTTGAGCTCGGTAAAACCTTGGGCAATGACGTGTTGGCTCGCTTAGCCGCCGAAGCTGATTGTGAAGCGCTGGATGCCTCCAGCAATGGTCTGATTAATACCTTTAGAAAGGGTCATATTTGA
- the fkpB gene encoding FKBP-type peptidyl-prolyl cis-trans isomerase, with protein MAEQTRSLLCHMVILLSDGSTAENTRSSNKPTILNIGDNSLSPAFERALVGLVVGDKTEFTLAPADAFGEPNPDAIYYLDRSKFPADMKLEAGVIVGFAGPGGSEIPGIVRDVAGDSVTVDMNHPLAGQTLTFQIEVIEER; from the coding sequence ATGGCTGAGCAAACTCGTTCATTACTTTGCCATATGGTCATTTTGCTATCAGATGGCTCTACGGCGGAAAATACCCGCAGTAGCAACAAACCGACCATTTTGAACATCGGTGATAACAGCTTAAGCCCTGCATTTGAACGTGCGCTGGTGGGCTTGGTTGTGGGTGATAAAACCGAGTTTACGCTGGCCCCGGCCGATGCGTTTGGTGAACCTAATCCCGATGCGATTTATTACCTTGACCGTAGTAAGTTCCCTGCCGATATGAAGCTAGAAGCTGGTGTGATTGTTGGCTTTGCTGGCCCTGGTGGCAGCGAAATTCCTGGTATTGTGCGCGATGTGGCTGGTGATTCTGTTACCGTGGATATGAACCATCCACTAGCAGGGCAGACGCTGACATTCCAAATCGAAGTGATTGAGGAGCGCTAG
- the ispH gene encoding 4-hydroxy-3-methylbut-2-enyl diphosphate reductase codes for MTALKPAAGGLNILLANPRGFCAGVDRAISIVERALELFQPPIYVRHEVVHNRYVVQNLKDRGAVFVDELDEVPDDSIVIFSAHGVSQAVRQQAKARGLKVFDATCPLVTKVHLQVTRASRKGIECILIGHEGHPEVEGTMGQYDNPEGGVYLVESVEDVAKMQVKNPDNLCFVTQTTLSVDDTQDIIAALQARFPSVEGPRKDDICYATQNRQDAVRKLASDVDMLIVVGSKNSSNSNRLRELAEKSGTRAYLLDTAEDLDCQWFEGVSKVAVTAGASAPEVLVQQVIDALVRIAPGVVTEVAGREEDTVFAVPAELR; via the coding sequence ATGACCGCATTGAAACCTGCTGCAGGCGGACTCAATATTTTATTGGCCAATCCACGTGGCTTTTGTGCCGGTGTTGATCGTGCGATTAGCATTGTTGAGCGTGCGCTGGAGCTGTTCCAACCGCCGATTTATGTCCGTCATGAAGTGGTGCATAACCGCTATGTGGTGCAAAACCTCAAAGACCGCGGAGCGGTGTTTGTAGATGAGCTAGACGAAGTACCGGACGACAGCATCGTCATCTTTAGTGCCCATGGCGTGTCACAGGCCGTTCGCCAACAAGCGAAAGCGCGTGGTTTGAAAGTGTTTGATGCGACTTGCCCGTTGGTCACTAAAGTCCACCTGCAGGTAACTCGTGCCAGCCGCAAAGGTATTGAATGTATTTTGATTGGTCACGAAGGTCACCCAGAAGTAGAAGGCACTATGGGGCAGTACGACAACCCTGAAGGTGGTGTTTACTTGGTGGAGTCAGTGGAAGACGTGGCTAAGATGCAGGTGAAAAACCCTGACAATCTATGCTTCGTTACCCAAACGACGCTGTCAGTGGATGACACTCAAGATATCATTGCTGCGTTGCAAGCCCGTTTTCCAAGCGTTGAAGGGCCGCGTAAAGATGATATCTGTTACGCCACTCAAAACCGCCAAGACGCGGTGAGAAAGCTGGCGTCTGACGTCGATATGCTGATTGTGGTGGGTTCAAAGAATAGCTCTAACTCCAATCGTTTGCGTGAGTTGGCTGAAAAGTCAGGTACTCGCGCTTATCTGCTTGATACAGCTGAAGATCTCGATTGTCAGTGGTTCGAAGGCGTGAGTAAGGTGGCTGTTACTGCAGGGGCATCGGCGCCTGAAGTGTTAGTGCAACAGGTGATTGATGCGCTTGTGAGGATTGCGCCTGGCGTGGTGACGGAAGTGGCCGGTAGAGAAGAAGATACCGTGTTTGCTGTGCCTGCTGAGTTGCGTTAA
- the lspA gene encoding signal peptidase II, whose amino-acid sequence MPADWKQSGLRWYWIVGLVLLADQLSKLWILANFKLNESVELLPFFSLTYRQNTGAAFSFLHDAGGWQRWLFALVAVGFSVVLTVWLRRQSWTEKLSAVAFTLVIGGAIGNLVDRMLHGFVVDFLHFYYQSYHYPAFNIADSAICVGAVLIIFEGFFTKKQQEGKANG is encoded by the coding sequence ATGCCCGCAGATTGGAAACAAAGTGGCCTGCGTTGGTATTGGATAGTTGGTTTGGTGTTGTTGGCCGACCAACTGTCTAAGCTATGGATTTTGGCTAATTTCAAACTTAATGAATCAGTCGAGTTGCTGCCGTTTTTCTCGCTGACTTATCGTCAAAACACCGGTGCGGCGTTTAGCTTCCTGCATGATGCAGGAGGCTGGCAGCGTTGGTTGTTTGCACTGGTTGCCGTCGGTTTTAGTGTGGTCTTAACTGTGTGGTTACGCCGTCAATCGTGGACTGAAAAGCTCAGTGCTGTGGCGTTTACCTTGGTCATAGGCGGCGCTATCGGCAATTTGGTCGATCGTATGTTGCATGGCTTCGTGGTGGACTTTTTACATTTCTACTATCAAAGCTATCACTATCCCGCGTTTAATATTGCCGATTCGGCGATTTGTGTCGGTGCGGTGCTGATTATCTTTGAAGGTTTTTTCACCAAAAAGCAGCAAGAGGGTAAAGCCAATGGCTGA
- a CDS encoding OmpA family protein — protein sequence MMKLKLSYLLLMAALPAAAYADDQALSPWYVGIGAGQTNYGPNCEASKMATCGKDDPFAWEFFSGYSFNEYLAVEIGYRNLGHADWVDYANNHNDISVKGGTLGVVGTWPLKYNWSLNAELGGYVFNNSNRVNHGAAEYNHQSVAPYYGVGVGYDVNENVRISAKYRRYEDIDETRFANLDMDANYWGLTVSYRFGDAPKAAPVNETVAVVPVVVAPVDSDNDGVVDSQDQCANTPATHKVDANGCSIYVDKLEKLTIAAQFDNNSSVVKADSYGEIEKAANFLNKYPQADIEIAGHASLPGKASYNLWLSQKRADAVAKILVDKYGIAASRVTAKGYGENQPIMQGDSAEANAANRRIEGNMSFKEKQPLLK from the coding sequence ATGATGAAACTTAAACTTTCTTACCTGCTGCTGATGGCAGCACTTCCTGCCGCAGCCTATGCCGATGACCAAGCACTTTCTCCTTGGTACGTAGGGATTGGTGCAGGTCAAACTAACTATGGTCCTAACTGCGAAGCCAGCAAAATGGCCACTTGTGGTAAAGACGATCCATTTGCTTGGGAATTCTTCTCAGGCTACTCATTTAACGAATATCTTGCCGTTGAAATTGGTTACCGTAATTTAGGTCATGCTGACTGGGTAGATTACGCTAACAACCACAACGATATCAGCGTCAAAGGCGGCACCTTGGGTGTTGTCGGTACTTGGCCACTGAAATACAACTGGAGCCTGAACGCTGAGTTGGGTGGCTATGTATTCAATAACAGCAACCGCGTAAATCACGGTGCGGCTGAGTACAATCACCAAAGCGTTGCGCCATACTATGGTGTAGGTGTCGGTTACGATGTGAATGAAAACGTTCGCATTTCAGCAAAATATCGTCGCTATGAAGATATCGACGAAACCCGTTTTGCCAACCTTGATATGGATGCTAACTACTGGGGCTTAACTGTGAGCTATCGTTTTGGCGATGCACCTAAAGCAGCACCAGTAAATGAAACCGTGGCAGTGGTACCCGTTGTTGTCGCTCCGGTTGACTCTGATAACGACGGCGTTGTCGATAGCCAAGACCAATGCGCAAATACCCCAGCAACGCATAAAGTCGATGCAAACGGTTGCAGCATCTATGTTGATAAGCTGGAAAAACTGACCATTGCGGCGCAGTTTGATAACAACTCATCAGTCGTGAAAGCAGATTCTTACGGCGAAATTGAGAAAGCCGCCAACTTCCTCAATAAATACCCACAAGCGGATATCGAGATTGCTGGCCATGCATCACTGCCAGGTAAAGCCTCATACAACCTGTGGTTATCACAAAAACGTGCCGATGCCGTTGCTAAAATTCTGGTTGATAAATATGGCATTGCTGCCAGCCGCGTCACCGCTAAAGGTTATGGCGAAAACCAACCTATCATGCAAGGCGATAGCGCCGAAGCCAACGCAGCTAACCGCCGCATTGAAGGCAACATGAGCTTCAAAGAAAAACAACCTTTGTTGAAATAA
- a CDS encoding phosphoketolase family protein, which translates to MTQQQEIAALKKYVRATNFLATSQIYLKNNVLFKRPLQHGDIKPRLLGHWGTCPGINFVYANVNRLITKHNRPFLYLVGPGHGFPAVQANLFVEGSLSHYYPETIPYNEDGISDICRKFSAAYGYPSHANPEAPGQILEGGELGYSLSVAWGAVLDNPDLIATVLVGDGESETGPLAASWYANRLVSPQNNGAILPIVHINGYKISGPTRMGRMDREELEAEFTGLGYYPIYVDSTYPEDVYVQMANAMDKAYAMITDIQRLARSGEDVCKPRWPVILMKTAKGWTGVPEFDGKKLEGNCDSHQVIVNKCATDERHLTALNDWLDSYKFHELYVMNDKGELIFDEEIQTLIPPAELTCGQQRMSYGGEVVKAVKNPDLNELAYGPSVKRGTRGYSMNKMGEWMREAFKLNQAERNIRIFSPDETYSNQLQAVFEATDRAWQWPIESWDEDMSRDGRVLELLSENLLFGMMHGYTVTGRHGMFPTYESFSQVIASMADQYCKYVHASQGIHFRKPVPACNVVLSSLLERQDHNGYSHQNPSFLGAMLEKHAEIVSAYLPADANSTLVYTEKAFAGRDKLNILVAGKKELPQWLSLEEARKQAEDGVMIWDFASDENPDVVLAGCGDYATQEAMAALVLVREQLPRVKVRFVSVTELNANGLGSLEFAAKPWLLDDIFTPDKGVVFNYHGYPNTIKKLVFDYKGASRFRIKGYEEEGSTTTPFDMGVRNGTSRYHLVIDMAYKLFQQGVIDETTHSRITTDMLQRLVDHKNYIKANGVDPEYIENWEWKR; encoded by the coding sequence ATGACCCAACAGCAAGAAATCGCTGCGCTGAAAAAGTATGTACGGGCCACAAACTTTTTGGCGACTTCACAAATCTACCTGAAAAACAATGTGCTTTTCAAACGTCCACTGCAGCATGGCGATATCAAGCCGCGTTTGCTGGGTCACTGGGGTACTTGTCCAGGTATTAACTTCGTTTATGCCAACGTTAACCGCCTGATTACCAAACATAACCGTCCGTTCCTGTATTTGGTAGGTCCTGGCCACGGTTTCCCGGCAGTTCAAGCGAACTTGTTTGTGGAAGGTTCTCTGAGTCACTACTACCCAGAAACCATTCCATATAACGAAGATGGTATTTCTGATATCTGCCGCAAGTTCTCAGCAGCTTACGGTTACCCATCACACGCTAACCCAGAAGCGCCAGGACAAATCCTCGAAGGTGGTGAATTAGGTTATTCACTGTCTGTTGCATGGGGTGCAGTACTGGATAACCCAGATCTGATCGCTACTGTACTGGTGGGTGACGGTGAATCTGAAACAGGTCCTCTGGCTGCCTCTTGGTATGCTAACCGTTTGGTTTCTCCACAGAACAACGGTGCGATTCTGCCAATCGTGCATATCAACGGTTATAAAATCTCTGGCCCAACTCGTATGGGTCGTATGGACCGTGAAGAGCTGGAAGCTGAGTTTACTGGTCTGGGTTACTACCCAATCTATGTGGATAGCACTTACCCTGAAGACGTTTACGTTCAGATGGCCAATGCAATGGATAAAGCCTATGCAATGATCACTGACATTCAACGCCTTGCTCGCAGCGGTGAAGACGTATGTAAGCCTCGTTGGCCGGTTATTCTGATGAAAACCGCCAAAGGTTGGACTGGCGTACCAGAATTTGATGGCAAGAAACTGGAAGGTAACTGCGATTCTCACCAAGTTATCGTCAACAAGTGTGCCACTGACGAACGTCACCTGACTGCACTAAACGATTGGTTAGACAGCTACAAGTTCCACGAACTGTATGTAATGAATGACAAGGGCGAGCTGATCTTCGACGAAGAGATTCAAACCCTGATCCCACCAGCAGAGCTGACTTGTGGTCAACAACGTATGAGCTACGGTGGTGAAGTTGTTAAAGCAGTTAAGAACCCAGATCTGAACGAATTAGCCTACGGTCCAAGCGTAAAACGCGGTACTCGCGGCTACTCAATGAACAAGATGGGTGAATGGATGCGTGAAGCGTTCAAACTGAACCAAGCAGAACGCAACATCCGAATCTTCAGCCCTGACGAAACTTACTCTAACCAGCTGCAAGCTGTGTTCGAAGCCACTGACCGCGCATGGCAATGGCCTATCGAAAGCTGGGATGAAGACATGAGCCGTGACGGTCGCGTACTGGAACTGCTGTCTGAAAACCTGCTGTTCGGTATGATGCATGGCTACACTGTGACGGGTCGTCACGGTATGTTCCCAACTTATGAGTCATTCTCACAAGTTATCGCGTCAATGGCTGACCAATACTGTAAATATGTGCACGCCAGCCAAGGCATCCACTTCCGTAAGCCAGTGCCAGCCTGCAACGTGGTATTGTCTTCACTGTTGGAACGCCAAGATCACAACGGTTACTCACACCAAAACCCATCATTCTTGGGTGCGATGCTCGAGAAACACGCTGAAATCGTATCGGCTTACCTGCCTGCAGACGCCAACTCTACGTTGGTATACACCGAGAAAGCCTTTGCTGGCCGCGACAAGCTGAACATTTTGGTGGCTGGTAAGAAAGAACTGCCACAATGGTTGAGCCTAGAAGAAGCCCGCAAACAAGCTGAAGACGGCGTGATGATTTGGGACTTCGCCTCTGACGAAAATCCAGATGTAGTTCTGGCAGGTTGTGGTGACTACGCCACCCAAGAAGCCATGGCAGCATTAGTACTGGTTCGTGAGCAACTGCCACGTGTGAAAGTCCGCTTCGTCAGTGTTACTGAGCTGAACGCTAACGGCTTAGGTAGCTTAGAATTTGCCGCTAAACCTTGGTTGCTGGACGATATCTTCACCCCAGATAAAGGTGTGGTATTCAACTATCACGGCTATCCAAACACTATCAAGAAACTGGTGTTTGACTATAAAGGTGCGAGCCGTTTCCGCATCAAGGGTTACGAAGAGGAAGGTTCAACCACAACGCCATTTGATATGGGCGTACGTAACGGTACTTCTCGTTACCACTTGGTTATCGACATGGCCTACAAACTGTTCCAACAAGGTGTGATTGATGAAACCACTCACTCACGCATTACCACCGATATGTTGCAACGTTTGGTAGACCACAAAAATTACATCAAAGCTAACGGTGTAGACCCAGAATATATCGAAAACTGGGAATGGAAACGCTAA
- a CDS encoding DUF3545 family protein translates to MDRLGYGSALEENTESAGRSRGSNKKRKWREIEALKEKHRLLKELREIDSNFDLDLDSLLI, encoded by the coding sequence ATGGATCGTTTAGGTTATGGTAGTGCGCTGGAAGAAAACACCGAAAGTGCTGGACGCTCTCGAGGCTCAAATAAAAAACGTAAATGGCGTGAAATTGAAGCTTTAAAAGAGAAACATCGTCTACTGAAAGAGTTGAGGGAAATCGACAGTAATTTTGACTTAGACTTGGATAGTCTGCTGATTTAA